A genomic stretch from Myxococcales bacterium includes:
- a CDS encoding sigma 54-interacting transcriptional regulator gives MFLDEVAEMSPAMQAALLRVVETNTFRRVGDVGSSGPTSGSCARPAATWRRWSGPAASARTCTTGSRARQVRIPPLRERTDVSSSPATCSAAAPSCRLGRATRSPRTPGPATSASSSRCLRSPSSPPAGAGWIEPCHLPPELGAAQPDRARLARRRRARRAGRALAVAGGNVSLARAPLGVARSTVHRMKRRYGLGQLRAP, from the coding sequence TTGTTCCTCGACGAGGTCGCCGAGATGTCGCCGGCGATGCAGGCCGCGCTGCTGCGGGTGGTCGAGACCAACACCTTCCGCCGGGTCGGCGACGTCGGCTCGAGCGGACCGACGTCCGGATCGTGTGCGCGACCTGCCGCGACCTGGCGGCGCTGGTCCGGACCGGCGGCTTCCGCCAGGACCTGTACTACCGGCTCAAGGGCGCGTCAGGTGCGCATCCCGCCGCTGCGCGAGCGCACCGACGTCTCGTCCTCGCCCGCCACCTGCTCGGCCGCGGCGCCGAGCTGTCGCCTCGGGCGTGCGACGCGGTCGCCGCGTACCCCTGGCCCGGCAACGTCCGCGAGCTCAAGTCGGTGCTTGCGGTCGCCGTCGTCGCCGCCGGCGGGCGCCGGCTGGATCGAGCCCTGCCACCTGCCGCCCGAGCTTGGCGCTGCCCAGCCCGACCGCGCCCGCCTCGCTCGGCGACGTCGAGCGCGACGCGCTGGTCGCGCGCTGGCCGTCGCCGGCGGCAACGTCAGCCTGGCGCGCGCACCCCTCGGGGTCGCCCGCAGCACCGTCCACCGGATGAAGCGCCGCTACGGCCTGGGCCAGCTGCGGGCACCCTGA